In Dyadobacter subterraneus, a single genomic region encodes these proteins:
- a CDS encoding sensor histidine kinase, giving the protein MMRKLLLHFLFWIIFFAIWNRIMYFYISSDLNRIYFSALDVSMIILAFYIFYLYLMPDYFRRKSIWLFAMWSIALILALSGIFSWMMLIFLQHNLVPIHFDFSWNYKDLQLNRLFIVLVGVLGGCSVKLALDRLEAGKKLNVMEKEKSAAELNYLKAQINPHFLFNSLNSLYTQLELGGGDAKATLASIADLLRYQLYDCIADFIAVEKEIAYLRNYFNLQSLRKDNCKTEMLVQETKHNFLIAPLLPIPFIENAFKYVSDSYNQENFIKASITFKEDKLRFHCINTMDVVELNLLPAHDKGIGLVNVQKRLDLIYRNKYELHAGIVNGKYEVLLTLDLT; this is encoded by the coding sequence ATGATGCGTAAACTACTGCTGCATTTTCTCTTCTGGATAATTTTTTTCGCGATATGGAACAGAATCATGTATTTCTATATCAGCAGTGATTTGAACCGTATTTATTTCTCTGCATTAGACGTCAGTATGATCATACTGGCTTTTTATATTTTTTACCTCTATTTAATGCCAGATTACTTCAGAAGAAAAAGTATCTGGTTATTCGCAATGTGGTCCATTGCCCTGATCTTGGCACTGTCAGGTATTTTCTCTTGGATGATGTTGATTTTTCTTCAGCATAACCTGGTACCTATTCATTTTGACTTTTCATGGAACTATAAGGATCTTCAACTCAACCGCCTTTTTATCGTATTGGTAGGTGTTTTGGGCGGTTGTTCTGTTAAACTGGCGCTTGACAGGCTGGAAGCCGGGAAAAAATTAAATGTAATGGAGAAAGAAAAGTCGGCAGCGGAATTAAACTACCTGAAAGCGCAAATTAATCCGCACTTCCTATTTAATTCTTTAAATAGTTTATATACCCAACTGGAGCTTGGGGGTGGCGATGCCAAAGCCACATTAGCATCGATTGCCGACTTATTACGCTACCAGCTTTATGACTGTATAGCAGATTTTATCGCCGTCGAAAAAGAGATCGCCTACCTCAGGAATTACTTTAACTTGCAAAGTCTTCGCAAAGACAATTGTAAAACAGAGATGTTAGTGCAGGAAACAAAACACAATTTTTTAATAGCCCCACTGCTACCGATTCCTTTTATTGAGAACGCGTTCAAGTATGTGTCTGATAGCTACAACCAAGAAAATTTTATAAAGGCAAGCATTACTTTTAAAGAGGATAAACTACGATTCCACTGCATCAATACCATGGATGTAGTGGAATTAAACTTGCTGCCGGCTCATGATAAAGGTATTGGCTTGGTAAATGTTCAAAAGAGATTGGATTTAATTTATAGAAACAAATATGAATTACATGCTGGAATTGTAAATGGGAAATATGAAGTGTTATTAACGTTAGATTTGACATGA
- a CDS encoding LytR/AlgR family response regulator transcription factor, with amino-acid sequence MILNCLIVDDEPLARQQIEAYVQRIPFLKLAGTARNPLSAKAILDTVPIDLILLDIKMPHMSGIEFIKQSNIFQQVIFVTAFPEYAIEGFELEVTDYLMKPVTFERFSKAIDKARIKLRGSEAIKSIDFQPDFIYVKHNHRFEKVFIADILYIEAMLNYVNIITKRAKYTVYSSLKQIEKSLPPHKLLKIHKSYMVAIDAITAIEQQYLLIGNIKLPVSRTNKNSVMKVAQRDK; translated from the coding sequence ATGATTTTAAATTGTTTGATAGTTGATGATGAACCTTTAGCCAGGCAACAAATTGAAGCCTATGTACAGCGGATTCCATTTTTAAAATTGGCAGGTACCGCCCGTAACCCGTTATCGGCAAAAGCAATCCTGGACACAGTACCCATAGATCTAATCTTACTGGATATTAAGATGCCACACATGAGCGGAATTGAATTCATAAAACAAAGCAATATCTTTCAGCAGGTCATTTTTGTAACTGCATTCCCGGAATATGCAATTGAGGGCTTTGAGTTAGAGGTTACAGATTACTTAATGAAACCGGTAACCTTTGAACGTTTTTCTAAGGCGATAGATAAAGCACGAATAAAACTAAGAGGGTCCGAAGCTATAAAATCAATTGATTTTCAGCCGGATTTCATTTATGTTAAGCATAACCACCGGTTTGAAAAAGTGTTTATCGCCGATATCCTATATATTGAAGCTATGCTTAATTATGTAAATATCATCACTAAAAGGGCCAAATACACGGTCTATTCCAGTCTAAAACAAATTGAAAAAAGCCTTCCTCCACATAAATTGTTAAAAATCCATAAGTCTTATATGGTGGCCATTGATGCTATAACTGCGATTGAACAGCAGTATCTACTTATTGGGAACATTAAATTACCTGTGAGCAGGACGAACAAAAATTCAGTTATGAAGGTCGCCCAGCGTGATAAGTGA